The following are from one region of the Methanomassiliicoccales archaeon LGM-DZ1 genome:
- a CDS encoding helix-turn-helix domain-containing protein, with the protein MSVEPRYDCAIDAAMSVIEGRWKTVIMCKLGRAGKPMRYNQLMNSIDGISPRIFTIQLKEMENDGIIFRNVISERPKTVEYSLTERGISLLPILKDLAEWGLRNMFPNMVEFPNDMTVPDDSEIRKAVAAN; encoded by the coding sequence ATGAGCGTGGAACCGCGTTATGATTGCGCGATAGACGCCGCCATGTCAGTCATCGAAGGCAGGTGGAAGACCGTCATCATGTGCAAGCTGGGGCGCGCCGGAAAGCCGATGAGGTACAACCAGCTCATGAACTCCATAGACGGGATCTCCCCCAGGATATTCACTATACAGCTGAAGGAGATGGAGAACGACGGGATCATCTTCCGCAACGTCATCTCCGAGAGGCCGAAGACCGTGGAATACTCCCTCACCGAGAGAGGCATCAGCCTGCTGCCCATACTCAAGGACCTTGCCGAGTGGGGCCTCAGGAACATGTTCCCCAATATGGTGGAGTTCCCGAACGACATGACGGTCCCGGATGACAGCGAGATCAGGAAGGCAGTCGCTGCCAACTAA
- a CDS encoding DUF2188 domain-containing protein, whose product MATASAKKESAKPAAKKAAPKKETVKAASETKKVWHITKRTDDNLWQVKAEGAQKATRTFTTKKEAEEFVKTLKSNNEGSRVVSHKKDGSFQKK is encoded by the coding sequence ATGGCTACAGCAAGTGCGAAAAAGGAATCGGCCAAGCCTGCGGCTAAGAAGGCCGCCCCCAAGAAGGAGACCGTGAAGGCCGCGTCCGAGACCAAGAAGGTCTGGCACATCACCAAGAGGACCGACGACAACCTGTGGCAGGTCAAGGCCGAGGGCGCCCAGAAGGCCACCAGGACCTTCACCACCAAGAAGGAAGCGGAAGAGTTCGTCAAGACCCTCAAGTCCAACAACGAAGGGTCCAGGGTCGTCTCCCACAAGAAGGACGGGTCCTTCCAGAAGAAGTGA
- a CDS encoding peptidyl-prolyl cis-trans isomerase, translated as MVKEVHAAHILVKDEAKAKDLMAQVQAGKNFGELARKYSVCPSKKKGGDLGWFRRGQMVKPFEDAAFSAKKGDVVGPVKTEFGWHVIKILEQR; from the coding sequence ATGGTCAAAGAGGTTCATGCGGCACATATACTCGTCAAGGACGAGGCGAAGGCGAAGGATCTGATGGCACAGGTCCAGGCCGGAAAGAATTTCGGCGAACTCGCCAGGAAGTACTCCGTGTGCCCTTCCAAGAAGAAGGGAGGCGACCTCGGCTGGTTCAGGCGCGGCCAGATGGTCAAGCCTTTCGAGGATGCGGCGTTCTCCGCGAAGAAGGGGGATGTCGTCGGTCCCGTGAAGACCGAGTTCGGCTGGCACGTGATCAAGATCCTCGAACAGAGATGA
- a CDS encoding pirin family protein gives MSLFGRSRSGPVIREQKAEMNWDTEDPFIFASHHSDDYPPGNRQQAPPLEEIKRRQLGNDFTKELGYRMYRGKVAPGFPLHPHWGYETVTICTEGYIDHFDSLGNQGRFGYGDMQWITAGGMYAHDEMYPLAFADRKNPHSVTQIMINLPLRMKKGPAEVSDVWAEDIPTAEGEGWKAWIYAGSMFGKTAEVPNKGSWAADPSHHVRIARFAAEPGASFSLEPIGSGTGRSIYCEKPVTVAGKSYIRETRLKLRPDTECTVENGSEKNEIWLLEGDPIGEKQRSWGPVVLGTDAEVREANNEIRRKMLSEWPWDYVNKTQPVATDRFIRYADGTEKRPKQKDPRELPPARPFTEEDIAREREIDAKQKKKERFADRWNEDD, from the coding sequence ATGAGTCTATTCGGAAGGTCCCGCAGCGGCCCCGTCATCCGCGAGCAGAAGGCCGAGATGAACTGGGACACTGAGGACCCCTTCATCTTCGCGTCGCACCACAGCGACGACTATCCCCCCGGGAACCGCCAGCAGGCCCCTCCCCTGGAGGAGATAAAGAGGCGCCAGCTCGGGAACGATTTCACCAAGGAGCTGGGATACCGCATGTACCGCGGGAAGGTCGCCCCCGGGTTCCCGCTCCACCCGCACTGGGGATATGAGACGGTCACGATATGCACAGAAGGCTACATCGACCACTTCGACAGCCTGGGCAACCAGGGCAGGTTCGGGTACGGAGACATGCAGTGGATCACCGCAGGCGGCATGTACGCCCATGACGAGATGTACCCCCTCGCCTTCGCCGACAGGAAGAACCCCCACTCGGTGACCCAGATCATGATCAACCTCCCGCTGAGGATGAAGAAGGGCCCCGCAGAGGTCAGCGATGTCTGGGCGGAGGACATCCCGACGGCCGAGGGCGAAGGATGGAAAGCGTGGATCTACGCCGGCTCCATGTTCGGGAAGACCGCCGAGGTGCCGAACAAAGGGAGCTGGGCGGCCGACCCGTCCCACCATGTGAGGATCGCCAGGTTCGCCGCCGAGCCGGGAGCGTCGTTCAGCCTGGAACCCATCGGCAGCGGCACTGGGCGCAGCATCTACTGCGAGAAGCCCGTCACGGTGGCCGGGAAATCCTACATCAGGGAGACCAGGCTGAAGCTCCGCCCCGACACGGAGTGCACCGTGGAGAACGGGAGCGAAAAGAACGAGATCTGGCTCCTCGAGGGGGACCCCATCGGCGAGAAGCAGCGCTCCTGGGGGCCGGTCGTCCTCGGGACCGATGCCGAGGTCCGCGAGGCCAACAACGAGATCCGCAGGAAGATGCTCTCGGAGTGGCCCTGGGACTACGTCAACAAGACCCAGCCTGTCGCTACGGACCGTTTCATCCGCTATGCGGACGGCACCGAGAAGCGCCCGAAACAGAAGGACCCGAGGGAGCTTCCGCCGGCCAGGCCGTTCACCGAGGAGGACATCGCCAGAGAGCGGGAGATCGACGCGAAGCAGAAGAAAAAGGAACGCTTCGCGGACCGGTGGAACGAAGACGACTGA